CCCGCCGCCCGCCGCGCCGCCCCCGCGAGCCCCTCGCCCGCGTAGCGCTCCAGCAGGTGGGCGATCACTTCCGTGTCCGTCTCGGACGCGAACCGATGGCCTTCGGCCTCGAGCGTGCGGCGAAGCGCCGCGTAGTTCTCGATGATCCCGTTGTGGACGACTGCGATGGATCCCGTGCAGTCCCGGTGGGGATGGGCGTTGCGATCCGACGGCCGCCCGTGCGTCGCCCAGCGCGTGTGCGCCACCCCGACCTGCGCCTTCAGCGGCTCGCGCGCCAGCACCCGCTCGAGCGCCGCGATCTTCCCCACGCTGCGCCGTACCTCGAGCCGCCCGTCCACGATCACGCCGATCCCCGCCGAGTCGTAGCCCCGGTACTCCAGCCGCCGCAGCCCGTCCATCAGGATGGGCACCGCATTCCCGTTGCCCGCATACCCGACGATTCCGCACATTAGGGGTGCTCGCTCCTGATCTACGCGGCGGCGCCGCTCGCGCTGACGTTCGTCATGGGGTCTTGCCGCGCCCGTTATACGTGGGGTCCTGGGGCTTTCACTATCGGTGCTTCCCCTGATTTGATTGAGGGGAATACCCCAAGTGCCTAAGTGATGTTCTGCGAAGAATCGGACCCGCGGGGGAACACTTCGGCGAATCTCGCTCGGGGAAATCCCCGAGATCTTCCGCCGAGACGCCA
This Candidatus Methylomirabilota bacterium DNA region includes the following protein-coding sequences:
- a CDS encoding class II glutamine amidotransferase is translated as MCGIVGYAGNGNAVPILMDGLRRLEYRGYDSAGIGVIVDGRLEVRRSVGKIAALERVLAREPLKAQVGVAHTRWATHGRPSDRNAHPHRDCTGSIAVVHNGIIENYAALRRTLEAEGHRFASETDTEVIAHLLERYAGEGLAGAARRAAGALHGAYALGIVSAQAPGTLVGVREGGAPLVVAVGAHGAFLASDVAAVLPYTRDVMVLEDGELAVLSGRDVRIVGRDGRAVTRAMTAVPWDLAAAEKGGYPHFMLKEIHEQPRGLETTVRALRASEGERGLEREALAGIER